In one window of Gadus chalcogrammus isolate NIFS_2021 chromosome 12, NIFS_Gcha_1.0, whole genome shotgun sequence DNA:
- the xpr1a gene encoding xenotropic and polytropic retrovirus receptor 1a produces the protein MKFAEHLSSHITPEWRKQYLQYEAFKDMLYAAQDQAPSIEVTDEDTVKRYYAKFEEKFFQTCEKELLKINTFYSEKLAEAQRRFATLQNELQSTLDAQRESNAPAGLRKRKTVFHLSQEERCKHRNIKDLQLAFSEFYLSLILLQNYQNLNFTGFRKILKKHDKILDTPRGADWRVAHVEVAPFYTCKKITQLISETEALVTAELEGGDRQRAMKRLRVPPLGAAQPALAWTTFRVGLYCGVFIVLAVAFILTAAVIIKDENIWPLVRIHRGGFLLIEFLFLLGINTYGWRHAGVNHVLIFEINPRNNLSHQHLFEIAGFLGVLWCTSILACLYTSSDYILLPMQVYPLVLYGFMLLFLINPLKTCYYKSRFWLLKLLFRVFTAPFHRVEFADFWLADQLNSLVIVLMDLEYLICFYIFDLQWGNRKGLLPSGKDHFVCHSYSYGVRAVIQCLPAWVRFVQCLRRYRDTKRAFPHLVNAGKYSTTFFVVTFAALYSTHREQKHADADTFFYLLIVFSTVSSLYTLIWDLRMDWGLFDRGAGENTFLREEIVYPHKAYYYCAIIEDVILRFAWTIQISLSTITSTHSTGDIVATVLAPLEVFRRFVWNFFRLENEHLNNCGEFRAVRDISVAPLNADDQTLLEQMMDQDEGVRNRTGKKPRKRSYSLSLLRPLLSTSQSKKDTKVLIEDTDDEAFS, from the exons TCACAGATGAAGACACAGTCAAGAGGTACTACGCCAAGTTTGAGGAGAAGTTCTTCCAGACCTGCGAGAAGGAGCTGCTGAAGATCAACACGTTTTATTCAG AAAAACTGGCGGAGGCCCAGCGTCGCTTCGCCACGCTCCAGAATGAGCTGCAGTCCACGCTGGACGCCCAGCGCGAGAGCAACGCCCCGGCGGGCCTGCGCAAGCGCAAGACGGTGTTCCACCTGTCGCAGGAGGAGCGCTGCAAGCACCGCAACATCAAGGACCTGCAGCTGGCCTTCAGCGAGTTCTACCTCAGCCTCATCCTGCTGCAGAACTACCAG AACCTGAACTTCACCGGGTTCCGTAAGATCCTGAAGAAGCATGACAAGATCCTGGACACGCCCCGTGGGGCGGACTGGCGCGTGGCCCACGTGGAGGTGGCCCCCTTCTACACCTGCAAGAAGATCACCCAGCTCATCTCCGAGACAGAG gcCCTGGTGACAGCAGAGCTGGAGGGTGGGGATCGCCAGAGGGCCATGAAGAGGCTCAGAGTTCCTCCATTGGGAGCAGCTCAA CCCGCTCTGGCGTGGACAACCTTTCGCGTGGGTCTCTACTGCGGAGTCTTCATCGTCCTCGCTGTGGCCTTCATCCTCACCG CTGCTGTGATCATCAAAGACGAGAACATCTGGCCACTGGTGAGGATCCACCGCGGTGGCTTCCTGTTGATCGAGTTCCTCTTCCTGTTGGGCATCAACACCTACGGCTGGAGACACGCCGGGGTCAACCACGTCCTCATCTTCGAGATCAACCCGCGCAACAACCTCTCCCACCAGCACCTGTTTGAG ATCGCTGGTTTCCTGGGTGTGCTGTGGTGTACCAGCATCCTGGCCTGCCTGTACACGTCCTCGGACTACATCCTGCTGCCCATGCAGGTGTACCCGCTGGTGCTGTACGGCTTCATGCTGCTCTTCCTCATCAACCCCCTGAAGACCTGCTACTACAAGTCCCGCTTCTGGCTCCTCAAGCTGCTG TTCCGGGTGTTCACCGCTCCGTTCCACCGGGTGGAGTTCGCAGACTTCTGGCTGGCGGACCAGCTCAACTCCCTGGTCATCGTGCTCATGGACCTGGAGTACCTCATCTGCTTCTACATCTTCGACCTGCAGTGGGGCAACAGGAAGGGCCTGCTGCCCAGCGGCAAAG aTCACTTCGTGTGCCACAGCTACTCGTACGGCGTGCGGGCCGTCATCCAGTGTCTCCCCGCCTGGGTGCGCTTCGTCCAGTGCCTGCGGCGCTACCGCGACACCAAGCGCGCCTTCCCTCACCTGGTGAACGCCGGGAAGTACTCCACCACCTTCTTCGTCGTGACCTTTGCCGCGCTCTACAGCACGCACCGAG AGCAGAAGCACGCGGACGCGGACACCTTCTTCTACCTGCTCATCGTCTTCTCCACCGTCAGCTCCCTGTACACGCTGATCTGGGACCTGCGGATGGATTGGGGGCTGTTTGACCGCGGGGCCGGGGAGAACACCTTCCTCCGGGAAGAGATTGTTTACCCGCACAAG GCGTACTACTACTGTGCCATCATCGAGGATGTGATCCTGCGCTTCGCCTGGACCATCCAGATCTCCCTcagcaccatcaccagcacCCACTCCACGGGGGACATCGTGGCCACCGTGCTCGCCCCCCTTGAGGTCTTCAG acGCTTCGTGTGGAACTTCTTCCGCCTGGAGAACGAGCACCTCAACAACTGCGGCGAGTTCCGCGCGGTGCGGGACATCTCGGTGGCGCCGCTGAACGCCGACGACCAGACGCTGCTGGAGCAGATGATGGACCAGGACGAGGGCGTGAGGAACCGCACGGGCAAGAAGCCCCGCAAGAGGTCTTACAGCCTGTCTCTGCTGCGCCCCCTGCTGTCCACCTCCCA ATCCAAGAAGGACACAAAGGTGTTGATTGAAGATACGGATGATGAGGCCTTCAGCTGA